The genomic region TGGAGCACGCAGCCACGGTTTGCTGGTGTCGATCATGCACTGCTGCGTAAGACGTTTACCGTGCCGGAAGATTGGACGGATGGTGTCATCGAGCTTTGGTTCCAGTCCTGGATTGGTGCGACCTTTGCCACCGAAGGCCGGATCTGGTTGGACGGCAAGCTGGTCAGTGACTGGACCGAAAACGGCATTGCAGGGGACAATCCTTTCGATGCTCTGACTCCGGGGTCGACGTATACACTTGCTTTGGAGATCAAGAGCGAGTCGGTGCTGGCCGGCACACGAGGCACCGCATGGCTCTGGTTTCGACCCACTCCAGCGGAGTCAATCAATCTGGCAGGGACATGGCAGTCGACCGAGGATGCACTCCACTATGATGAACCGGTGACGCTGCCAGGTCGTGTTGACGCCCGTATTTTGAGTCGTAAAGTTTTTGTCCCCGAAGACCTCGCGGACATGCGTGTGCGTGTTCGTTGGGAGGCCAGTGCCAAGATTCTGGGGGTTCTAGTCAACGGCCATTGGATCATGCGTTTCCATCATCCGGTCGGAGATGCCTTTGAACTCGACGTCACGCCTTGGGTGAAGTTCGGGGCTGAGAATACTATCGAGCTTTCCAGTATGACCTATCCCGCGCGCGGAAATGTCAGCTCGGTCGAGCTGAATTTCTATCCCCGGGATTGACCTGCAAATCGCTGTCCCATAAATGAATCTACCCAGTCTATACCATAATCAAGCTCCGGTTTTTGAGCCGAAAATACCCCTCCGTTATCCTATGAAACCGTCTCCTCCTGATAGTCGCCGCAATGCTGGTTTTGCCTTGGTGGTTGCGCTGTCGTTAATGGCTTTCCTGCTGCTGCTCCTGCTATCGTTGACCACGATGGTTCGCATCGATCAGCAGGCGGCGTCCGTGACTCGGGAGATCGCGCGAGCTCGGGCGAACGCGATTCTTGGTTTGCAAATCGCGCTGGGCGAATTACAGGTCGTAGCAGGGGCGGATCAGCGTGTGACGGGAACTGCGGAACTGGCATCCGATTCCCTCGACGACAACCAGAAGCACTGGACGGGGGTTTGGGATGTTTCCGGTCGCAATTCCTTCGATGCCTTTTCGCCTCCGGCGGATGTCGCTTGGCTGGTCTCCGGCAAAAATTCAACAGGCGATGAGCTGGAACCGGGTGACACTGTGGTCGATGGGATTCTTCTCGTCAGCAGCGACTCCGAGCCGTCGAACAACGTGTTGGTCGGTAAGATGGGAGTGACTGGTAGCGACGACGCCGTCAATGGGCATTACGCATTCTGGGTGGGAGATGAAGGAGTCAAGGCCAAGGTTAATTTGGTCAACCCGCATCGCGACGGTTCGGACGAAGCCAATCGCTACACCCAGATGACCGCCCAACGTAACGGAATTGAAGTCATCTCAATCGACGAGAGCGGTAATACCCTCGGCAGTGTCATTGATCCCGATAGCACTTCGGTTGAGTCGCTCCTGCCGCGTGTTGAAAGCAATCAGGATTTTCCGCTTCTGGACCCTGCATTGGATAGCCTTTATGCCAACCGAATCCATGACGTCACAACTGTAAGTTACGGGCTCCTGTCTAATGTAAAGAAAGGTGGCTTGAAAAAAGACCTCAGTCTGGCCTTCGAAATGGACTTCAATGATTTCAATGCGGATTCCACTTTCGCTTCCGGGGGAGAGTCGGTTCCCTTTATCTCCGACCACCAGGTGAATTACCTGTTTACCTTCGACGATTTTCCTGTGCCCGGTCCTGACTCTGCCGATGCGTTGGTGCGCGGTCCCAGTTGGCATCTGCTGCGCAACTATTACCGGCTATACAAGGACGATGATCCCGATCGTATGCAGAGCTACAAGTATGGTAACCCACTGGGAGTGCAGAAGTCCGGTAGCGGATATACCATCGCGTCGCGTCCGTATTTTCCAGAAGGCTACCGCGGCTCGGACCAGCGCAACTCCCTGCCGCAGGCCTATTATGACGTCGAATTCGACCAGAATGTTAATGACACTTTTAAGGTCAGTAACATGGAGCCGATTCCACGAGTGACCGATATGGCGATCACACCCCTGATCACCCGGATGCAGATTTTCATCAGTGTGCAGGCAGTCGAGCAGGCGGTGACGACCGAAGGGGAGACGCCAACGTATCGTGTGGATTTGCATTTTAATCCGGTGGTTACGATTTGGAATCCCTACAATGTCAGCTTGAGCTTTACCCAGTTTTCAGCCGGTTTCAGCTTCATCAATATGCCCATCACGATTCATGTGACGCCGCCTGCGGGGACGCTTGAAACTTATGTCAGCCGCTTTCAGGACCTCGGAGGATCGTCCAAAGGCAATGTCGGCTGGTCGTTTCGGATGATGGGGACTGAAGCGCTGGAACCGGGGGAAATCAGGGTCTATTCGGACCTCACCATGAGTAGCAATCAAGCCAGTTCGGCCGGCTATTTATCGGCACAGTTGGGAGCGACCACACTGGCAATCCAGCAGACCGACGCGTTGATTTACGATAAGATCATCGATGCAAGTGGCACATCTGACGAGAACAGCACGATGCAGTCGCTCATTGTGGAGGAGGGAACCCAGTTGAGTCTCGAAATCTCGAATACCAGCCGGATCAATGTGAGCAGCACGCTTAGACGTTGGGTTCCGGGAGGCTGGGATGACAAAGAAATCACCCTTGGGTATTTGTATACGAACGATTCCAGTAATGAAAACTTCATCTGGCCTTCCGCGACCGCTGGTGATTACGTGTTGGTCGAGGAAATTGCCAGCACGGTGGCTCCGGAGCGGCATCCGGTGGGGATGCTCGATGCACACCTTAAAGCCTCCACAAGCTTTGCGCCGCCGCAGTTTCTCGGGCTCTATAATCCTCGGGCGAGTTCTTTTCGGCGCAATACAGGTAGTGACAAAGATGGCGGTGAAGAAATACCCAGTGTGGGCAATTGGTTTCTCGGTTTATCTCGCCTGACCAACTGGAGTTCCGGCGAGCCGTCCATCGCTCCGGATGGTTCCGGATACTGGGGCGACAGTAACACGGGCGGCGATACACGTGTGACTCTCTTTGAAATTCCCACGATGCCCTTGCAGTCGTTGGCGGCTCTGCAACACGTCAACAATGTAAACCACTACGCGCAGGAGCCCGCCTATGTGATTGGCAATTCGCTCGCCAGCCCCTTCATCGATCGCGGCGCGGTTACGCGCACCATTACGGATAGCGGTAAGAGCTACACACAGGTGGACTGGTCTTTTCTCGCCAACGATGCGCTCTGGGACGACTATTACTTCTCAAGCCTGGCACCGCGTGATGACCTGAATCTCTCAGATACCGAATTCGACAAAATTTTCCAGGAATATCTCGATGGCGAGTCCCTGCCGGATTCGCGTATGCGGCTGTTTGCCAGCAATGATGCTGCTTTCCTTGATTATGTTACGGATGCTTCCACGAGTTCAGGTATAGCAGCAGATGCCTACAAAAAGCTGGCGGCCAGCCTCGTTGTCGATGGTGCTTTTAATGTGAACTCGACTTCAGTCGAGGCTTGGAAGGCGCTACTCAGCTCACTGAACGGTATTGATATGGAGTATGTCGAAGGCGATAGCACTCTTTCCGACAGCAACATTGAGAATCCCTTCAGTCGCATGAGTCTGCCGGGTGGGGATGACAGCGATGACTGGCGCGGTTTCCGTTCACTATCGAATGCGGAGATCGAGAACCTTGCGCAGGAGATTGTTCAGCAGGTCAAGGACCGCGGGCCCTTTGTGTCGCTGTCGGATTTTGTGAACCGCCGGCTGGCTACCGATGGAACGGGGTTGAAAGGAGCGCTTCAAGCGGCGATCGAAGAGACCAATATAAATGACCAGTTTTCGGATTCCGTGAATTCGCAGGACGTTTCGGATGCGAACATCGCCTTCCCCGAGCACGCGATTGGCAAGGTGGCCTCGGGAGCTCCCGGATATTTGCGCCAGAGCGATTTGCTCATGTCGTTGGGGCCGGTGATGGCCGCACGTTCCGATACCTTCACCATCCGCTCTTATGGGGATTACGAAGACCCGGTTTCCGGTCAAAAAACAAAGGTTTATTGTGAAGCGGTTGTGCAACGTGTGCCGGATTACGTGGAGACTGGCCTTGAACCCTATGATGACTACAGTCTTTCCACTGCCGGCGGTTTGGATCTGGGGCGACGCTTTGTGATTCGTTCCTTCCGCTGGTTGAACTCCGAAGAAATTTAATATGCCTCTTACCCGTAAAGTTGTTTTCCTCATAGCTGCCCTCGCGTCTCTGTGCTCCGTGACGAGTCATGCGGCGGAAACGGACGAAGCCCTGATTTCGATTCGCTTTTCCTGCTATGCGCTGGGGACGATCGATGCCCGTGGTCTCTACTATCTGGATGAGGGCGAACCGCGCGCGTTCCGTATCTCTTCAGCTTTTCGTCGAGGCCCTTATGACTATACAGGACCGAATCCATTGGTGTTTTACCGGGATGGACGTTCGCCTGACGGGAGCACGATACGCATACCAGTGGCCAGCGCCCGCATCGACCCGGCGCTTAAGGAGCTGCTCCTATTCTTCGTTAACAACGATGCGCACCAGCCAGGTGAAGCAACGCCCGAAATGAAGGTGATCGTGATGAACGACGACTTGCGCGCGTTTCCGGCGGGAGCCTACCGGGTGTTTAATTTGAGCGAGCACGAGATCGGCTGCCTTTTCGGCGAAGAGAAATTCATCGTGCCCGGTAAGGACTATAAAACGGTCAACCTCGACGAAGGTGACCAGGTCAATGTGCGCATTCATTTCAGCTCGAATATCGACGGGGAATGGGTCCCACAAATCAATACGCGTTGGCTCTACAGTTCCAACGAGCGAAATATAGTGTTCGTGGCCGATGACTACTCAACACGCCATCCGCGTCTGAAGATCAATACGATTACGCAATATCTTGAGCAGTAGCCTTACCACCGACGAAACCTGCCAAGTGTAGCGAGGGTAGCCGATATTCAGTAAAATTGAGCTTGCATTCATTCTCACTCGCATTAAATTCTTTATAGTCTTCTAATTAGTAGAGTGTAACTTTTTCGCATCCTTCAAATTCGTCCGTTAAAATTCATCTACACGTAAATCCCTAAGTCTTATGAAATACAGATTCCCCGCCCTTGGTCTCGCTGCTTGCGCGCTGTCCAGCTTTTCACTCTCCGCCGCAGACATTGTGGTCAATGACTTTGGTGCGTTGGAAAGCACCTCTAGTGCAAATATCTATGATGTATCGACCACAACTTCGGGAAACTATTTGTTGGTCGCAGTGACAACTGAGTTTAGCAATCAGCCCTTTGCTTCAGGAGTGACATTCATGGGGGGGGATATGGTTGAACTCGTTTCTGCTGCGAGCGTCAGCGGTGATAATACATATCAAAATTATACCTCAATTTGGGGGATTGCGACGACTTCGACAGGTGGGGTTGGCTCTTTGGACATTGATCTGAATAATAGTATAAGCACGACTACGGTCATCAGCTATCTCTTTCTCGATAATGTGAATACGAGCTCACCCGTCCTTGGTATTGCTTCTGATGGTAATACGACTGGAGCAAGTTCAACTCTGGATTATAGTGGCGATCCCCTTGCTGGCAGTTTGGCTTTTGTTGCGAGTAACAATGCCGATTATACAACTAATCTTACAATCGCATTCAGTGAAACTGCTGACGATGAGATTGTGTATCGGGATGACGCACCTTCGATATCCTCTTTATTCGGTTACTTTGCATTCGATAGTGCGGCGACCGATTACACCAATACTGTGGCCTTCACAGGTAGTGGCGGAAATGATCGCTACGCCTCCGCCGGTGTCATTTTGGCCGCCATTCCGGAACCGCATACTTCTGCGCTGTTGGCCGGAGCCATGGGCTTGGGATGGGTGATGCTACGCCGTCGCCGTTCGCTGCGATAACACATACATTTCGTCTTTTTAAAAGGCCCACTTCGGTGGGCCTTTTTTGTTATGTGAAGGGGGGCTTCTGCTTGATGAGGAGGTTCAAGTTGTTGTATACCACTTCGATTTGATTATGGCGTATCGGGAATCCGTTATCGGCGTGACCGTCGCTGCTACAATCGCCCTAATGGATGATTGCCGACATTAATAAATTGGCGTCAACGGAGTCAGGGCATCCTGCCCTGATATAAGAATGCTCTAGGGGGTGTCTGGAAATAAAAGTTAGTCTACATTTCGCATAATATATTGCGAACAAAGTGGAGGGACCCGCTCTGCGCGTCCAATTTAGACCTGCTCGTGGCCACGCAGAGCGTAGCCCTCCAATTTTGAGGATTTAAAATGCACATGGGTATATTTCCAGACAGTAGGGCGGGACGCCCTAGCTCCGGTAGCTTTCGCAACTTCTAAGAACGAGTGGATGAATGTAGGGGCGTCACTTGCAGTGTCCTGCATAGCCGGAGGCGGCGCATGGGTGACGCCCGCCGAGCCAAAGCTGTCAACGCTGCGGGCGCCACGAGCGACGCCCCTACGTATAAAAGCCGATCCTTTCATCTTACGATTTATGTAGCGAATTTCGCTGACACCACATTAGAGCATTTACCACTTCAATATGATTATGGCGTATCGGGAATCCGTCATCGACGTGACCGTCGATGCTACAATCGCCCTAATGTAGCATACGGCGTAAGCCGGATGATTGCCGAAATCCCCTAGTTGAGTCGAATCGGCATAGCCGTCAATTGGCCTTCGAAGACCGCTTGGATAAATGGACGCTGTGCTTCAACCCATGCTTGATAGGCTTCCTTCGTCGGACGACTGAATACAGGAATTTCGTTTGCAGGACGGTCTTGAAATACTTCTACCAGGTCTAAGTAATCGGCCTGAGGCATCGCTTCGGCGATCGATTGAAGCCTCTGATTGTATTCGATCATATAACTGGTCGCTTTTCCGTTGCGAAGGGGAAGGGTGCTTTCCAGTAGGAAGCGGGTATCCGGATAGCGTTTAGCTAATTCATCGACGATGGCTTTGACGCCTTCGGCGACTTGTTCGGGCGTGGTGCCGCCGCCGGAAACGAGGTTCTCCTGCATTTGGATGACGATTAGTTTCGGTGCGATGTTGTCCTGCGGGACCTGCTCAATTTGCCAGAGTATGTTTTCGGTTCGATTGCCCCAAATGGCTCCAAAGACAGGATCATACTTTTGGTATTCCGAGTCATAAAGGCCGTCCTTGATCGTGTTGAGACGGCTCAAGGTCGTATCGCCGAGAAAAAGGAGATACCCCTTCGATCGTTCGGTTTGGGCGACAAAACGTTGGACTTTATATTCCCAATCTTTGCGGGCCTGAGGAGTCACAACCTTTAATTTCCCTGGAGTCGCAACAGGAGCCGCGGGTGGTGGCATTTGAACCGGGGCCGCGGTCAACCAGGCATCGACAAAGGGCTGCACACTGTCGGCCCAGATTTGAAAGGCTTCCGGCTTTTCCGGATGAAGTCCATCGGTGAACCACGTCGTATTGAGGCTCCCGTCTTGCTTGAGGAACTTGTCTCCGAAATATGTATATCGCACCATTTCCCCATCATCGAGCTGGCTCAAAT from Coraliomargarita parva harbors:
- a CDS encoding GDSL-type esterase/lipase family protein — protein: MSHKIIYSKFTSILAIACAATTPIFGAPDIASSTTPKVLSEWLDLHESMVEDAKARADEIQIVLLGDSITRRWTAGSGRALREERYDPYGCLNLGISADRIEHVIWRLEDGVLDPVSPKMVMLMIGTNNLHANSAEEIAYGVWKIVDILRTEHPDTRVLVQGIFPRSKPAGSMEKIQAINEYLSQLDDGEMVRYTYFGDKFLKQDGSLNTTWFTDGLHPEKPEAFQIWADSVQPFVDAWLTAAPVQMPPPAAPVATPGKLKVVTPQARKDWEYKVQRFVAQTERSKGYLLFLGDTTLSRLNTIKDGLYDSEYQKYDPVFGAIWGNRTENILWQIEQVPQDNIAPKLIVIQMQENLVSGGGTTPEQVAEGVKAIVDELAKRYPDTRFLLESTLPLRNGKATSYMIEYNQRLQSIAEAMPQADYLDLVEVFQDRPANEIPVFSRPTKEAYQAWVEAQRPFIQAVFEGQLTAMPIRLN
- a CDS encoding PEP-CTERM sorting domain-containing protein (PEP-CTERM proteins occur, often in large numbers, in the proteomes of bacteria that also encode an exosortase, a predicted intramembrane cysteine proteinase. The presence of a PEP-CTERM domain at a protein's C-terminus predicts cleavage within the sorting domain, followed by covalent anchoring to some some component of the (usually Gram-negative) cell surface. Many PEP-CTERM proteins exhibit an unusual sequence composition that includes large numbers of potential glycosylation sites. Expression of one such protein has been shown restore the ability of a bacterium to form floc, a type of biofilm.); the protein is MKYRFPALGLAACALSSFSLSAADIVVNDFGALESTSSANIYDVSTTTSGNYLLVAVTTEFSNQPFASGVTFMGGDMVELVSAASVSGDNTYQNYTSIWGIATTSTGGVGSLDIDLNNSISTTTVISYLFLDNVNTSSPVLGIASDGNTTGASSTLDYSGDPLAGSLAFVASNNADYTTNLTIAFSETADDEIVYRDDAPSISSLFGYFAFDSAATDYTNTVAFTGSGGNDRYASAGVILAAIPEPHTSALLAGAMGLGWVMLRRRRSLR